A genome region from Drosophila simulans strain w501 chromosome 2R, Prin_Dsim_3.1, whole genome shotgun sequence includes the following:
- the LOC6734299 gene encoding LOW QUALITY PROTEIN: calcitonin gene-related peptide type 1 receptor (The sequence of the model RefSeq protein was modified relative to this genomic sequence to represent the inferred CDS: substituted 1 base at 1 genomic stop codon) codes for MSDQIGNPNATFSGSGSGTNAAAIAESAAESGPDFDALRAACETRLNASGQLPGSGGPGAVAGTHCAGTFDGWLCWPDTAVGTSAYELCPDFITGFDPARYAHKECGLDGEWFKHPLTNKTWSNYTTCVNFEDLNWKHTVNLIYEVGYGTSLLAILLSLAILGYFKSLKCARITLHMNLFASFAANNSLWLVWYLLVMPNPELLHQSPMRCVALHITLHYFLLSNYSWMLCEGFYLHTVLVAAFISEKRLVKWLIAFGWGSPAIVIFVYSMARGLGGTPEDNRHCWMNLANYQNILMVPVCISMFLNLLFLCNIVRVVLLKLNAPASIQGSCGPSRTVLQAFRATLLLVPLLGLQYILTPFRPAPKHPWENTYEIISAFTASFQGLCVAILFCFCNGEVIAQMKRKWRMMCFSNRPRTNSYTATQVSFVRCGPPLPGEEKVXLKDMSAKRRASAGPQHHQPHHQSHQLSTEQQRARSQSLASSSSFLDGWRDRMPFLKRRQTIDHSRQSQPLMEEGGENAGQAKSAPGAVDRPTLMTTIAEDVAETGTAAASHAAAHSDAAAAAAGGATGAEEGHPNGMGTVIVRMERAGQQHMADEAL; via the exons ATGAGCGACCAGATTGGCAACCCGAATGCAACAttcagtggcagtggcagtggcaccaACGCCGCCGCCATCGCCGAAAGTGCGGCGGAGAGCGGTCCGGACTTCGATGCACTTCGGGCCGCCTGCGAAACGCGGCTAAATGCCAGCGGTCAACTGCCGG GCTCCGGAGGACCAGGCGCAGTAGCAGGAACCCACTGTGCCGGCACCTTTGATGGCTGGCTTTGTTGGCCGGATACGGCTGTCGGCACTTCCGCCTACGAACTTTGCCCGGACTTCATCACGGGATTCGATCCAGCAA GATATGCCCACAAGGAGTGCGGTCTCGATGGCGAGTGGTTCAAGCATCCGCTGACCAATAAAACATGGTCCAACTACACAACCTGTGTAAATTTCGAAGACCTCAAC TGGAAGCACACCGTGAATCTGATCTACGAGGTTGGCTACGGCACATCACTGCTGGCCATTCTGCTGTCGTTGGCCATATTGGGTTATTTCAA ATCCCTGAAGTGCGCCCGCATCACGCTGCACATGAATCTGTTCGCCTCGTTCGCTGCCAATAACTCGTTGTGGCTGGTCTGGTACCTGCTGGTCATGCCGAATCCGGAGCTACTGCATCAGAGTCCG ATGCGCTGCGTGGCCCTGCACATCACGCTACACTACTTCCTCCTGTCCAATTACTCCTGGATGCTCTGCGAGGGATTCTATCTGCACACCGTCCTCGTCGCCGCATTCATTTCCGAGAAGAGGCTGGTCAAATGGCTCATCGCTTTCGGCTGGGGCTCCCCGGCCATCGTCATATTCGTCTATAGCATGGCTCGCGGCTTGGGCGGCACGCCCGAGGACAATCGTCA CTGCTGGATGAACCTAGCCAACTACCAAAACATTCTAATGGTGCCTGTGTGTATCTCCATGTTCCTGAACCTCCTGTTCCTGTGCAACATTGTGCGCGTGGTCCTTTTGAAGCTAAATGCCCCGGCCAGTATTCAGGGCAGCTGTGGTCCATCGCGAACGGTTTTGCAGGCATTTCG GGCCACGCTGCTTTTGGTGCCCCTGCTCGGCCTCCAGTACATCCTTACGCCCTTTCGTCCTGCACCCAAACATCCCTGGGAGAATACATACGAAATCATCTCGGCGTTTACGGCCTCATTCCAA GGTCTGTGCGTGGCCATTTTGTTCTGCTTTTGCAACGGCGAGGTGATTGCCCAAATGAAGCGCAAGTGGCGGATGATGTGCTTCAGCAACCGACCGCGGACCAATTCCTATACAGCCACTCAGGTCTCG TTCGTGCGCTGCGGACCGCCACTGCCAGGAGAGGAGAAGGTATGACTAAAGGACATGTCGGCCAAGCGACGCGCCTCCGCAGGACCCCAACACCATCAACCCCACCACCAAAGCCACCAGTTGTCCACGGAGCAGCAGAGAGCTCGCAGCCAGAGCCTGGCGAGTTCGTCGTCCTTCCTGGATGGCTGGCGCGACCGGATGCCGTTCCTGAAACGCCGCCAAACCATCGACCACTCCCGCCAGAGCCAGCCACTCATGGAGGAGGGCGGAGAGAACGCTGGTCAGGCCAAATCCGCGCCAGGTGCCGTCGACAGGCCGACATTGATGACGACCATTGCGGAAGATGTTGCCGAGACAGGAACGGCAGCAGCATCGCACGCAGCTGCACATTccgacgcagcagcagcagcagcaggaggtgCAACTGGAGCGGAGGAGGGCCATCCCAATGGCATGGGCACTGTCATCGTTCGCATGGAGAGAGCTGGCCAACAGCACATGGCCGATGAGGCGCTTTAG
- the LOC6734300 gene encoding uncharacterized protein LOC6734300 — MKNCIASALFLLAAVAATQAASVATPTCGGTTSSKNINLVNPTNPPRVCEYHIKPTSKYVCQLRIDWAMTLAQPTLESDGSGLTYAECTRDYFEVDGLKLCGTEVWQHIYVPFNATDGESLVDLVISLADRAGGSGLPTAYWDMTVTQLECPAGASVRSLDLEDDVTIESRASTIKDGFFVAPPGCRQYFPHPKGAVKSFNYNDGNGIYPSRMNYAICFRRQTDTKTLTIRAYDFNVGDVISASTLMTDENCYSSDSTNDLDADFLMVPQATLEDSHKHATYFCGSIQKDVVISSNNPGPLMVLFNSDDIYRQNEAGFAFTYVVS; from the exons ATGAAGAACTGCATTGCAAGCGCCCTGTTCCTCCTGGCGGCCGTTGCGGCCACTCAAGCCGCTTcggtggccacgcccacctgtGGAGGCACTACCTCCTCGAAGAACATCAACCTGGTGAACCCGACGAATCCTCCGCGGGTTTGCGAGTACCATATCAAACCGACCAGCAAGTACGTTTGCCAGCTGAGAATCGATTGGGCCATGACCTTGGCTCAACCCACGCTGGAATCCGATGGTTCCGGTCTGACCTATGCCGAGTGCACCCGTGATTACTTCGAGGTCGATGGACTGAAACTGTGCGGCACCGAGGTGTGGCAGCACATCTATGTGCCCTTCAACGCCACCGATGGTGAGTCTTTGGTGGATCTGGTCATCAGTTTGGCCGATCGTGCTGGAGGCAGTGGCCTGCCCACCGCCTACTGGGACATGACCGTCACGCAGTTGGAGTGTCCGGCCGGAGCCTCCGTTCGCTCCTTGGACCTGGAGGACGACGTCACCATTGAGAGTCGTGCCAGCACCATCAAGGATGGCTTCTTTGTTGCCCCGCCCGGCTGTCGGCAGTACTTCCCCCATCCCAAGGGAGCTGTGAAGTCCTTTAACTACAACGATGGCAATGGCATCTATCCATCTCGCATGAACTACGCCATCTGCTTCCGTCGCCAAACCGATACTAAGACTCTAAC CATTCGCGCCTATGACTTCAACGTGGGAGATGTGATTTCCGCTTCCACCTTGATGACCGATGAGAACTGCTACAGCAGCGATAGTACCAACGACCTGGATGCCGATTTTCTGATGGTGCCACAGGCAACCTTAGAGGATAGCCACAAGCACGCCACCTACTTCTGTGGCTCCATCCAGAAGGATGTGGTCATATCGA GCAACAATCCCGGTCCTTTGATGGTTCTGTTCAACAGCGACGACATCTACAGACAGAATGAGGCTGGCTTTGCTTTCACCTATGTTGTGTCCTAA
- the LOC6734301 gene encoding uncharacterized protein LOC6734301, which yields MIGYTLLLPLGLLAIAQAQTLNDTSGSLAVAQEPGMWRQARRRSVLADSCVTNSGTTGTCLTRFKCMRQSGTVNGYCGTYGVCCETNLQVGTSTRQKRTIIKNPGVLSSDLNTYTIEAFSSNVQQLRIDFEQFVMQQPTDVDGVLECQDYFEAGGFKLCGVNDGQHLYLPFNAAAGVDQVTLTFVVTSRGTAPVWRLIVTQLEGPPANSRRRSSTSTGLGTSTNSLQDLRDIFASHHADYELLAPPGCQQYYTDLSGTIRSFNFQTSVTSNYMPDLSYNICIKSATTASMIEYSFSKFSMSVQSDSSEGYDEFCHATVHTTGRQEDYLMIPQSILAKNMAYQPTYYCGTNDNLLVYASPPYMMHFSSDDLTLNRDVETGFSMTYRQRNSLL from the exons ATGATTGGATATACGCTGCTGCTTCCGCTGGGATTATTGGCCATTGCGCAGGCGCAAACGCTGAATGACACAAGCGGTTCTCTGGCCGTCGCCCAGGAGCCTGGCATGTGGCGCCAGGCCAGGCGGAGGAGTGTCCTGGCGGACAGCTGCGTCACGAACAGCGGCACCACCGGCACCTGCCTCACTCGCTTCAAGTGCATGCGGCAATCGGGCACAGTGAATGGATATTGCGGCACCTACGGCGTTTGCTGTGAAA CCAACCTACAAGTGGGCACTTCTACGCGACAGAAGCGAACGATTATCAAGAATCCCGGCGTTTTGTCCAGCGATTTGAACACCTACACCATCGAAGCCTTTAGCAGCAATGTGCAGCAATTGCGAATCGACTTCGAGCAGTTCGTGATGCAGCAGCCCACGGATGTGGATGGAGTCCTTGAGTGCCAGGACTACTTTGAGGCGGGTGGCTTCAAGTTGTGCGGAGTAAACGATGGCCAGCACCTGTACCTGCCCTTCAATGCGGCTGCGGGAGTCGATCAGGTGACCCTAACATTTGTAGTGACCTCCAGAGGAACTGCACCCGTTTGGAGGTTGATCGTAACCCAGCTGGAAGGTCCACCAGCGAATAGCCGACGGCGTTCGAGCACTTCTACCGGCCTGGGAACCTCCACCAATTCTCTGCAGGATCTGAGAGACATCTTTGCCTCGCACCACGCTGACTATGAGCTACTTGCTCCGCCCGGCTGCCAGCAGTACTACACCGATCTGTCGGGCACCATTCGCAGCTTCAACTTCCAGACTTCGGTGACTAGCAACTATATGCCCGACTTGAGCTATAACATTTGCATCAAATCAGCTACAACCGCCAGCATGATTGA ATACTCCTTCAGCAAGTTTTCAATGTCCGTGCAGTCGGACTCCAGCGAGGGCTACGATGAGTTCTGCCACGCCACTGTCCACACGACCGGCAGACAGGAGGACTACTTGATGATACCGCAGAGCATTCTGGCCAAGAACATGGCCTACCAGCCCACCTACTACTGCGGCACCAACGACAACCTGCTGGTTTATG CCTCGCCGCCCTACATGATGCACTTCTCCAGCGATGACCTCACCTTGAATCGGGATGTGGAGACGGGCTTCAGTATGACGTACCGCCAGAGGAATTCGCTACTTTAA